The following proteins come from a genomic window of Natronosalvus vescus:
- the purL gene encoding phosphoribosylformylglycinamidine synthase subunit PurL, which yields MSEADSDHELIVAELGREPTPAEAALFENLWSEHCAYRSSRPLLSAFESEGEQVIVGPGDDAAVVAVPSSSSSFSSADGSVDGNEDGGTDDDEDVYITLGIESHNHPSYVDPFDGAATGVGGIVRDTLSMGAYPVALADSLYFGSFDREHSRYLFEGVVDGISHYGNCIGVPTVAGSVDFHPDYEGNPLVNVACVGLLTADRLVTAVAQEPGNKLVLVGNATGRDGLGGASFASEDLAEDAETEDRPAVQVGDPYAEKLLIEANEVLVEENLVESARDLGAAGLGGASSELVAKGGLGAAIDLEAVHQREPNMTGLEILLAESQERMCYEVTPENVDRVREIAERFDLGCSVIGEVTDGNYVCTFDGETVVDVDAEFLGEGAPMNDLAWEEPSEPKTELPELALEDAFEAVVGSPNTASKRWIYRQYDHEVGVRTSVPPGDDAAIIALREAETGLAISSGAAPNWTSADPITGARAVGLENATNLAAKGATPLAAVDCLNGGNPEKPDVYGGFKGIVDGLAEMCAELSVPIVGGNVSLYNDSVSGPIPPTPTLAMVGTKAGYTAPPLELVGADDADDGENSTLLLIGDDALEAGAFALGGSEYLAQHGGSDRFPTLPDDPAARIETIATVANTEQTLATHDVSHGGLAVALAEMVTDDVGLEVTISSDDTAGALFHEQPGRVLVQTTDPDAVREAIGDSAPVIDLGRPTTDGTLTITVGDETLETTASELASLRSVIEDELE from the coding sequence ATGAGCGAAGCCGATTCGGATCACGAACTGATCGTCGCGGAACTGGGGCGTGAGCCGACCCCGGCCGAAGCGGCACTGTTCGAAAACCTCTGGAGTGAACACTGTGCGTACCGATCCTCGAGACCGTTGCTCTCTGCGTTCGAGTCCGAAGGGGAACAGGTCATCGTGGGGCCGGGCGACGACGCGGCGGTCGTGGCGGTGCCCTCGAGTTCGAGTTCGTTTTCGAGCGCCGACGGGAGCGTCGACGGGAACGAAGACGGCGGAACTGATGACGACGAGGACGTCTACATCACCCTGGGCATCGAGAGCCACAACCACCCTTCCTACGTCGACCCGTTCGACGGCGCTGCGACGGGCGTCGGCGGCATCGTTCGGGACACGCTATCGATGGGTGCCTATCCGGTCGCCCTCGCCGACAGCCTCTACTTCGGGTCGTTCGACCGCGAACACTCCCGGTACCTCTTTGAGGGCGTCGTCGACGGCATCAGCCACTACGGCAATTGCATCGGCGTCCCAACCGTCGCCGGCAGCGTCGACTTTCACCCCGACTACGAGGGGAACCCGCTGGTGAACGTCGCCTGCGTCGGCCTCCTCACCGCCGATCGACTGGTCACCGCCGTCGCCCAGGAGCCGGGGAACAAACTCGTGCTCGTGGGTAACGCGACCGGACGGGACGGCCTCGGTGGCGCGAGTTTCGCGAGCGAGGATCTCGCTGAGGACGCCGAAACCGAGGATCGCCCGGCCGTCCAGGTCGGCGACCCCTACGCCGAAAAGCTGCTCATCGAGGCCAACGAGGTGCTGGTCGAGGAGAACCTCGTCGAATCGGCTCGCGACCTCGGGGCGGCCGGTCTCGGCGGTGCCTCGAGCGAACTCGTGGCCAAAGGCGGCCTCGGCGCGGCGATCGACCTCGAGGCTGTCCACCAGCGCGAACCGAACATGACGGGCCTCGAAATCCTGCTCGCGGAGTCCCAGGAGCGAATGTGTTACGAGGTTACGCCTGAGAATGTCGACCGCGTTCGCGAGATCGCCGAGCGGTTCGACCTCGGCTGTTCGGTCATCGGGGAGGTTACCGACGGCAACTACGTCTGTACCTTCGACGGCGAGACCGTCGTCGACGTCGACGCCGAGTTCCTCGGCGAGGGCGCTCCGATGAACGATCTCGCGTGGGAGGAACCGAGCGAGCCAAAGACCGAGCTGCCTGAATTGGCTCTCGAGGACGCGTTCGAAGCGGTCGTCGGCTCGCCGAACACGGCCTCGAAACGGTGGATCTACCGCCAGTACGATCACGAAGTTGGCGTCCGGACGAGCGTCCCGCCGGGCGACGACGCGGCGATCATCGCGCTCCGGGAAGCCGAGACGGGGCTCGCGATCTCGTCCGGGGCGGCCCCCAACTGGACGAGCGCCGATCCGATCACGGGTGCCCGCGCAGTCGGTCTCGAGAACGCGACCAACCTCGCCGCGAAAGGGGCCACACCCCTCGCCGCAGTCGACTGCCTCAACGGCGGCAATCCCGAGAAGCCCGACGTCTACGGCGGGTTCAAGGGCATCGTCGACGGCCTGGCCGAGATGTGTGCCGAGCTATCGGTACCGATCGTCGGGGGCAACGTCTCGCTGTACAACGACTCGGTGAGTGGGCCGATCCCGCCGACACCAACGCTGGCGATGGTCGGCACGAAAGCCGGCTACACCGCCCCGCCGCTCGAACTCGTCGGGGCGGACGACGCCGACGATGGCGAGAACTCGACGCTCCTCCTCATCGGCGACGACGCCCTCGAGGCCGGAGCGTTCGCCCTCGGTGGCTCCGAGTACCTCGCCCAGCACGGCGGCAGCGACCGGTTCCCCACGCTGCCGGACGACCCGGCAGCCCGCATCGAGACGATTGCAACCGTTGCAAATACCGAACAAACCCTCGCGACCCACGACGTCAGCCACGGCGGGCTGGCCGTTGCGCTGGCCGAGATGGTCACGGATGACGTCGGCCTCGAGGTCACCATCTCGAGTGACGACACTGCTGGCGCCCTGTTCCACGAACAGCCCGGTCGCGTACTCGTCCAGACGACCGATCCCGATGCTGTACGGGAAGCCATCGGCGATAGCGCGCCAGTGATCGACCTGGGTCGACCGACGACCGACGGGACGCTCACGATCACTGTCGGTGACGAGACGCTCGAAACCACCGCCAGCGAACTCGCCTCACTGCGGTCGGTCATCGAGGACGAACTCGAGTAG
- a CDS encoding HD domain-containing protein: MKTIKDSVHDHIEVDGVARDLLDTPAVQRLRHIAQLGTVSLVYPSANHTRFEHSLGVYHLACEALDHLGISGTEAERVQAAALLHDVGHGPFSHNLETLTHRETGRYHDDVHELLATGEVGDVLRAHDLEPAAVADLVAGEGRFGQLVSGELDVDRMDYLVRDAHHTGVPYGTIDHGRLVRELRFVDGELVLAAGNVQSAESLLVSRALMNPTVYSHSVARISKAMLRRAGEQLLEAEATDAETLQRMDDHDLIVALRSSDATSEFFRRFDHRTLYKRAVWAEIDDVPGGIIEADHEAITTFEREIADEADVDPTSVILDVPSRPSMKESTTRVLVNGEVRQLGRQSPLVDALRAAQYSQWRLGVYSPADVREQVGSAAVDVLGLDIEGPLVTDVRDGLYATLDQFVG; the protein is encoded by the coding sequence ATGAAGACGATCAAGGACAGCGTCCACGACCACATCGAGGTCGATGGGGTGGCTCGAGACCTCCTCGATACCCCGGCGGTACAGCGACTCCGACACATCGCCCAGCTCGGCACGGTCTCGCTCGTCTACCCGTCGGCAAATCACACGCGATTCGAACACAGCCTGGGCGTCTACCACCTCGCCTGTGAGGCCCTCGACCACCTCGGCATCAGCGGAACCGAGGCCGAACGCGTCCAGGCCGCCGCGCTCTTACACGACGTCGGTCACGGCCCGTTCAGCCACAACCTCGAGACGCTCACCCACCGGGAGACCGGTCGCTATCACGACGACGTCCACGAGCTACTGGCGACCGGCGAAGTCGGCGACGTCTTGCGAGCGCACGATCTCGAGCCCGCCGCAGTGGCGGATCTGGTCGCCGGCGAGGGGCGGTTCGGCCAGCTCGTGTCCGGGGAGCTGGACGTCGATCGGATGGACTACCTCGTCCGCGACGCCCACCACACCGGCGTCCCCTACGGAACGATCGACCACGGTCGCCTCGTTCGCGAACTGCGCTTCGTCGACGGCGAACTCGTCCTCGCGGCGGGGAACGTCCAGAGCGCGGAGAGCCTGCTCGTCTCGCGGGCGCTGATGAACCCGACCGTCTACAGCCACAGCGTCGCCCGGATCAGCAAAGCCATGCTCAGACGCGCCGGCGAACAGTTGCTCGAGGCCGAGGCGACCGACGCCGAGACGCTCCAGCGGATGGACGACCACGACCTGATCGTCGCCCTGCGCTCGAGCGATGCCACGAGCGAGTTCTTTCGGCGATTCGACCACCGAACCCTCTACAAACGAGCCGTCTGGGCGGAGATCGACGACGTTCCCGGCGGGATCATCGAGGCCGATCACGAGGCGATCACGACCTTCGAGCGCGAGATAGCCGACGAGGCCGACGTCGACCCCACGTCGGTCATCCTCGACGTGCCCTCCCGACCGTCCATGAAGGAATCCACGACGCGCGTCCTCGTCAACGGCGAGGTTCGCCAGCTCGGTCGCCAGTCGCCGCTCGTGGACGCGCTCAGGGCCGCTCAGTACTCCCAGTGGCGGCTGGGGGTCTACTCGCCGGCGGACGTGCGAGAGCAGGTCGGATCGGCGGCCGTCGACGTCCTCGGCCTCGACATCGAGGGCCCACTCGTGACCGACGTTCGCGACGGGTTGTACGCGACGCTCGATCAGTTCGTTGGGTAA
- a CDS encoding amidohydrolase family protein, with protein sequence MELTGTILQGPDLEPLEGRVVVGEDGRIEAIEETVVDSEDIILPAFVNAHTHVGDSIAKEAGGGLSLEELVAPPDGLKHRLLRAASHEELVDAVRTSLEYMERGGTVACFDFREGGVGGVEVLRAAAEGQAIDAYAFARESLEAMEAGDGFGASGANDDTFDREREATRAASKPFAIHAGEGDPSDLDPALDLEPEFLIHVVHPEPDHLERIEEQAVPVVLCPRSNLVTGVGFPPVEDLLERTTLALGTDNVMLNSPSMFREMEFLAKLSDVPAREILKMATVNGADLLGLEYGALEVGRVGRVLVLDGDSPNLSGVRDPVRAVVRRAGVDDVERVVFAE encoded by the coding sequence ATGGAACTCACCGGAACGATTCTGCAGGGCCCCGACCTCGAGCCCCTCGAGGGGCGAGTCGTCGTCGGCGAGGACGGCCGTATCGAGGCGATCGAGGAGACGGTTGTCGACAGCGAGGACATAATCCTGCCAGCGTTCGTCAACGCCCACACCCACGTCGGCGACTCCATCGCGAAGGAGGCCGGCGGCGGCCTCTCGCTCGAGGAACTGGTCGCGCCACCCGATGGGCTCAAACACCGGCTGCTCCGGGCGGCCAGCCACGAGGAACTCGTGGACGCGGTTCGAACCTCCCTCGAGTACATGGAACGCGGCGGTACCGTGGCCTGTTTCGACTTCCGAGAGGGTGGCGTCGGGGGGGTCGAGGTGCTCCGGGCGGCTGCGGAGGGGCAAGCCATCGATGCCTACGCGTTCGCTCGAGAGTCTCTCGAGGCGATGGAAGCCGGCGACGGTTTCGGGGCCAGCGGGGCGAACGACGATACCTTCGACCGCGAGCGGGAGGCGACGCGAGCGGCCAGCAAACCGTTCGCTATTCACGCGGGCGAGGGCGATCCGAGTGATCTCGACCCGGCACTCGATCTCGAGCCCGAGTTCCTGATCCACGTCGTTCACCCCGAACCCGACCACCTCGAGCGAATTGAGGAACAAGCGGTGCCGGTCGTGCTCTGTCCCCGCTCGAACCTGGTGACGGGGGTGGGCTTCCCGCCGGTCGAAGACCTGCTCGAGCGGACGACGCTCGCGTTGGGCACCGACAACGTCATGCTGAATTCGCCGTCGATGTTTCGCGAGATGGAGTTTCTGGCGAAACTGAGCGACGTCCCCGCCCGCGAGATTCTCAAGATGGCGACCGTCAACGGGGCCGACCTGCTGGGGCTCGAGTACGGGGCACTCGAGGTCGGGCGCGTCGGTCGGGTGCTGGTGCTCGACGGCGACTCCCCGAACCTCTCGGGGGTTCGTGACCCCGTTCGGGCGGTGGTTCGACGGGCGGGCGTCGACGACGTCGAGCGGGTTGTCTTCGCCGAGTGA
- a CDS encoding DUF7344 domain-containing protein, with product MKSADDDHHSPSPRTDSPPDQRRSIDEPPETDGTPQLESSRQRAAVRFLLAANGPVKMGTIAEYVAADEQGTTVDQLETEQRLEAYVPLFQSFLPKLAQFGMVEYDQSRGIVYPTDRLEEIEPQLNAASRKRAVITSV from the coding sequence TTGAAATCGGCAGACGACGACCACCACTCACCCAGCCCCCGTACCGACAGCCCACCCGATCAGCGTCGGAGTATCGACGAGCCCCCAGAAACGGACGGTACCCCCCAACTCGAGAGTTCGCGACAGCGAGCAGCGGTTCGCTTCCTGCTCGCGGCAAACGGCCCCGTCAAAATGGGGACGATTGCAGAATACGTCGCTGCCGACGAACAGGGAACGACGGTCGACCAACTCGAGACCGAGCAACGTCTCGAGGCATACGTCCCACTGTTCCAGTCGTTCCTCCCAAAACTGGCTCAGTTCGGCATGGTCGAGTACGACCAGTCTCGAGGAATCGTCTACCCGACCGATCGGCTCGAGGAGATCGAGCCACAGCTCAACGCAGCGTCACGGAAACGTGCAGTGATCACCTCTGTCTGA
- a CDS encoding Lrp/AsnC family transcriptional regulator: MSEREVLELLRENARYDTADIARMTDLEESEVEAAIEALEAVGVIRGYQPVVDWDRLEDERVRAEVELNVTLDRETGYDDIAERLARFPQVTALRLVSGDYDFDMEVEGDSIREVSQFISEKVAPVPEITQTVTHYIMTSYKEQGIELGDGEDDDRLSVSP, translated from the coding sequence ATGAGTGAACGCGAGGTGCTCGAGTTGCTTCGTGAGAACGCGCGATACGACACGGCCGACATCGCGCGAATGACCGACCTCGAGGAGTCAGAGGTCGAGGCAGCCATTGAGGCACTCGAGGCAGTCGGGGTGATCCGGGGCTACCAGCCGGTCGTCGACTGGGATCGCCTCGAGGACGAGCGCGTCCGTGCGGAGGTCGAACTCAACGTAACCCTTGATCGCGAGACGGGCTACGACGACATCGCCGAGCGGTTGGCTCGGTTCCCGCAGGTGACGGCGCTGCGCCTCGTCAGCGGCGACTACGACTTCGACATGGAAGTCGAGGGCGACTCGATCCGCGAAGTGTCCCAGTTCATCAGCGAGAAGGTCGCGCCGGTGCCCGAGATCACCCAGACCGTGACCCACTACATCATGACCTCCTACAAGGAACAGGGGATCGAACTCGGGGACGGCGAGGACGACGACCGGCTGTCCGTGTCGCCATGA
- a CDS encoding pyridoxal phosphate-dependent aminotransferase, which produces MTLEPADRVQAVGPSGIRRFFEIAEERDDVISLGVGEPDFSTPWAARDAAIQSLEHGRTSYTANRGMRELREAISTYVADRFALEYGADEEILVTAGASEAVDLAFRAFVDPGEKVAIAQPSYISYEPGVIFAGGEVVPVPTDEADDFRLTVDALEDAGAADAELLVLCYPNNPTGAVMSRADLEPIAEFVRDNDLAVLSDEIYAELTFDDDFDSNHGGSAKHTSIATLPSMRERTIVFNGFSKAHAMTGLRLGYALGPAEAIAAMNRIHQYGMLSAPTTAQYAALEALDSCADDVATMVSQYDRRRRFVLSRFREIGMPCFEAKGAFYVFPEVPDGWMANEFAEELLHEEGVAVVPGDVFGVGGEGHLRVSYATGLEELREALARIERFVAEHA; this is translated from the coding sequence ATGACGCTCGAGCCCGCCGATCGTGTTCAGGCGGTCGGCCCCTCCGGAATCCGCCGGTTCTTCGAAATCGCCGAGGAGCGCGACGACGTGATCTCACTCGGCGTCGGCGAGCCAGACTTCTCGACGCCGTGGGCGGCCCGCGACGCGGCGATTCAGTCGCTCGAGCACGGTCGAACCTCGTACACGGCCAACCGTGGTATGCGTGAGCTTCGGGAGGCGATTTCGACTTACGTTGCCGACCGGTTTGCCCTCGAGTACGGCGCGGACGAGGAGATTCTCGTCACCGCGGGTGCGAGTGAGGCCGTCGACCTGGCCTTCCGGGCGTTCGTCGATCCAGGCGAAAAGGTGGCGATCGCCCAGCCGTCGTACATCTCCTACGAACCGGGCGTCATCTTTGCTGGCGGCGAGGTCGTGCCAGTGCCGACGGACGAGGCCGACGACTTCCGGCTCACCGTCGACGCCCTCGAGGATGCGGGCGCTGCCGACGCGGAGTTGCTCGTGCTTTGTTACCCAAACAACCCGACGGGAGCCGTCATGAGTCGGGCTGATCTCGAGCCGATTGCCGAGTTCGTCCGCGACAATGATCTCGCGGTGCTGTCGGACGAGATTTACGCCGAGTTGACCTTCGACGACGATTTCGACAGCAATCACGGGGGTTCCGCCAAACACACCTCAATCGCTACCCTACCCAGCATGCGCGAGCGAACGATCGTTTTCAATGGATTCTCGAAGGCCCACGCGATGACCGGTCTGCGACTGGGTTACGCTCTCGGGCCTGCCGAGGCCATCGCCGCGATGAACCGTATCCACCAGTACGGCATGCTCTCGGCGCCGACGACCGCCCAGTACGCCGCGCTCGAGGCACTCGATTCGTGTGCCGACGACGTCGCGACAATGGTCTCACAGTACGACCGTCGCCGGCGATTCGTGCTCTCGCGCTTTCGTGAGATCGGGATGCCCTGTTTCGAGGCCAAGGGTGCGTTCTACGTCTTCCCGGAGGTACCCGATGGCTGGATGGCGAACGAATTTGCCGAGGAACTGCTGCACGAGGAGGGGGTCGCGGTCGTCCCTGGCGACGTCTTCGGCGTCGGTGGCGAGGGTCACCTCCGGGTGTCCTACGCGACGGGGCTCGAGGAACTGCGCGAGGCGCTGGCGCGGATCGAGCGGTTCGTCGCCGAACACGCCTGA
- a CDS encoding DUF1467 domain-containing protein, which yields MSKGHSTLSATSLVASTGLVAIGVAINSGLEPSVRTVPALFVISIGLVGIVSGVSHRPLDQLRRSTKRWWLVAFVAFLPYGIVAAPSSAGSAALGEALSEVLPTTIFEAVAGATLLCAISITALYAMGLYGIHPGRPAPEDRLLSEFGDD from the coding sequence ATGAGCAAGGGTCACTCCACACTGTCGGCGACATCGCTGGTAGCTTCGACCGGCCTGGTCGCGATCGGTGTTGCAATTAACAGCGGGTTGGAACCCTCCGTTCGAACGGTTCCCGCGCTCTTCGTCATTTCGATCGGACTCGTCGGCATCGTAAGCGGCGTGAGTCACCGACCGCTCGATCAGCTGCGCCGTAGTACGAAACGGTGGTGGCTGGTCGCGTTCGTCGCCTTCCTTCCCTACGGAATCGTGGCTGCGCCATCGAGTGCGGGATCGGCCGCGCTCGGTGAGGCACTTTCCGAGGTGCTTCCGACGACCATCTTCGAAGCGGTTGCCGGAGCCACGCTCCTGTGTGCAATCTCGATTACGGCGCTCTACGCGATGGGGCTCTACGGCATCCACCCGGGTCGCCCAGCACCGGAAGACCGGCTCTTGAGCGAGTTCGGCGACGATTGA
- a CDS encoding mechanosensitive ion channel family protein, with protein sequence MVQHQPYPIQQVPDWLQDPIAELAVFLPRLIGALVILAIGWFVGRLAGRVVMRIADGIELDRMVLETPLGRILGGTEQAVSRTFGKLAKWFVYGLAILAAANALAIALLSEWISTAVSYLPAFIAGLLVIVLGFVVADFVGDMIERTRAATRTAYSRWIADGARVFLYFTALVIGLSTMGIDVTILYVFARALAWGLAAAVAIGVGVALGWGGKDYVADNIDRWMGRTNAVTPSGEGGEERQRSNTEYSGDQRQRSDREAGSEPGPGAGSDD encoded by the coding sequence ATGGTTCAACATCAACCGTATCCGATACAGCAGGTTCCCGACTGGCTGCAAGATCCCATCGCCGAGCTCGCGGTGTTTCTACCGCGATTGATCGGTGCACTGGTCATCCTGGCCATCGGGTGGTTCGTCGGCCGGCTCGCCGGTCGAGTGGTCATGCGGATCGCCGACGGAATAGAACTCGATCGAATGGTACTGGAGACCCCACTCGGACGCATCCTCGGGGGGACAGAACAGGCCGTCTCGAGAACGTTCGGAAAGCTCGCGAAATGGTTCGTGTACGGTCTCGCGATCCTCGCAGCGGCGAACGCACTCGCCATCGCGTTGTTGTCCGAGTGGATCTCCACGGCAGTCTCGTACTTGCCGGCGTTCATCGCGGGCTTGCTCGTGATCGTTCTCGGGTTCGTCGTGGCCGATTTCGTCGGTGACATGATCGAGCGAACTCGAGCGGCAACGCGAACCGCGTACTCCCGCTGGATCGCGGACGGTGCCAGAGTATTCCTCTACTTCACGGCACTCGTTATCGGTCTCAGCACGATGGGAATCGACGTCACAATCCTCTACGTATTCGCGCGAGCGCTCGCGTGGGGTCTCGCCGCCGCCGTGGCGATCGGCGTCGGCGTCGCCCTCGGCTGGGGTGGCAAAGACTACGTCGCCGACAACATCGACCGCTGGATGGGGCGAACGAACGCGGTTACGCCGTCGGGCGAAGGCGGCGAGGAGAGACAACGAAGCAACACCGAGTACAGTGGTGACCAACGCCAGCGATCCGACCGAGAGGCAGGATCTGAGCCCGGCCCGGGTGCTGGTTCCGACGACTGA